The sequence below is a genomic window from Wyeomyia smithii strain HCP4-BCI-WySm-NY-G18 chromosome 1, ASM2978416v1, whole genome shotgun sequence.
AATGTCACACAGCGCAGAGCCTTTTCTAGACTTCCGTTTCTCCAAAGCAAAACAGAGAAATTATTAGGTAAAGTTAAATTTGTGTATTTTAGCTAGAAATATAGtttaaaactattaaaaactTCATCAAAATTGCAGTTGAATTAAAATATTAGCAATATAGATTTACAACAGGAGTTAAAACTTAATAAAACGTTGAATTTTGGTGATTCTATGCATGAGTTTGCCGAGACTGTTGTCGCTGCTTTCCCTAACCTCCATTgaggtgataaaatcgaaacacctaacgattttttttttctctaataattCCGCAGCTACAAAGATGCCACCACGTAAGAACAAAACCGTCAAGGAAGAGGTGCAAGTTTCGCTAGGCCCGCAGGTCCGCGAAGGTGAGGTGGTGTTCGGAGTCGCTCACATCTACGCCAGCTTCAACGACACTTTCGTGCACGTAACTGATTTGTCCGGCAAGGAAACCATCTCCCGGGTGACGGGTGGTATGAAGGTGAAGGCCGATCGTGACGAAGCGTCCCCGTACGCTGCTATGTTGGCCGCTCAGGTGGGtaaaacagaattttgttgaatttttacTGTGCACCTGAAATGAACTTCCATCGATTTGATTCCGTGTCGTGGAAAGCTTTCAGCGGGTGCCACAATAAAGCGACCTTCACCAAATGGTCTGAAGCTGTTCCTCCTGCTATGCTTCGGATTTTCTGTGATTGGAACAATCGATTTGATTTAAGAGTTAAAATAATGAGTTGTTTTTCTTTCCCAGGATGTGGCTGAAAAATGCAAATCTCTGGGTATTACGGCGCTGCACATTAAGCTCCGTGCGACCGGTGGTAACCGAACTAAGACCCCGGGACCTGGTGCCCAGTCGGCGCTCCGTGCGTTGGCTCGTTCGTCGATGAAGATTGGTCGCATCGAGGATGTCACGCCGATCCCGTCGGATTCCACCCGCCGGAAGGGAGGTCGCCGTGGTCGTCGTCTGTAAGGCGCTGCTGTTTTTTTCGTTCCGTTTACCTTGCGAGAATTCCATTGGAAATGTGTTTTCATTTTGCTGCGGCGTATGAAACTCATGGGAGAATAAATATTACACAGTGAAAAGATCGAATGTTTGTGTTTTGAATATTACTTTTTATTAGAAGTTATTGGGAACGTGAATAAATAAGCTGCAATAATATAGGCGAGAGTAACTGTTTTGTGCTGATGATTAGGCGGTGGCTGCCAGTTCTGTTTTGGCTGGTTTGCCAAGTTTTACGTAGACCCGAGTGGTGAGCGCCTGCTTCTGGGGTCCTCTGGTGGAAGTGGTGCT
It includes:
- the LOC129718562 gene encoding 40S ribosomal protein S14 yields the protein MPPRKNKTVKEEVQVSLGPQVREGEVVFGVAHIYASFNDTFVHVTDLSGKETISRVTGGMKVKADRDEASPYAAMLAAQDVAEKCKSLGITALHIKLRATGGNRTKTPGPGAQSALRALARSSMKIGRIEDVTPIPSDSTRRKGGRRGRRL